In Streptococcus parasuis, the following proteins share a genomic window:
- the sufB gene encoding Fe-S cluster assembly protein SufB: MSEERIEPTPIDLGEYKFGFHDENVELVASTGKGLNEEVIREMSRIKGEPEWMLDFRLKSYETFKKMPMQTWGADLSELDFDDIVYYQKPSDKPARSWDDVPDKIKETFERIGIPEAERAYLAGASAQYESEVVYHNMKEEYDKHGIIFTDTDTALKEHPELFKKYFGKLVPPSDNKLAALNSAVWSGGTFIYVPKGVKLDIPLQTYFRINNEGTGQFERTLIIVDEGASVHYVEGCTAPTYSTASLHAAIVEIIAQEGAYMRYTTIQNWSDNVYNLVTKRARAEKNATVEWIDGNLGAKTTMKYPAVYLEGEGARGTMLSIAFANKGQVQDTGAKMIHNAPRTSSSIVSKSIARGGGEVNYRGQVTFAKNSAKSISHIECDTIIMDGISKSDTIPFNEIHNSQVALEHEAKVSKISEEQLYYLMSRGLSESEATEMIVMGFVEPFTKELPMEYAVELNRLIAYEMEGSVG, translated from the coding sequence ATGTCAGAAGAAAGAATTGAACCAACCCCGATTGATCTTGGGGAATACAAATTTGGATTCCATGATGAAAACGTGGAACTGGTGGCTTCGACTGGTAAGGGGTTGAACGAAGAAGTTATTCGTGAAATGTCCCGTATCAAAGGCGAGCCTGAATGGATGTTGGACTTCCGTTTGAAATCCTATGAAACCTTCAAGAAAATGCCGATGCAGACTTGGGGAGCCGACTTGTCTGAACTAGATTTTGATGATATTGTTTACTATCAAAAACCGTCGGATAAGCCAGCACGTAGCTGGGATGATGTACCAGACAAAATCAAAGAAACCTTTGAACGCATCGGTATTCCAGAAGCTGAGCGTGCTTATCTGGCAGGTGCTTCTGCCCAGTATGAATCAGAAGTGGTCTACCACAACATGAAGGAAGAGTACGACAAGCACGGCATTATCTTTACAGATACAGATACAGCGCTTAAGGAACACCCTGAACTCTTCAAAAAATACTTTGGAAAACTCGTTCCACCGTCAGATAATAAACTAGCTGCCCTCAACTCAGCGGTTTGGTCAGGCGGGACCTTCATCTATGTACCAAAAGGCGTTAAATTGGATATTCCACTCCAAACCTACTTCCGTATTAACAATGAAGGAACAGGTCAGTTTGAACGTACCCTCATCATCGTAGATGAAGGTGCAAGCGTTCACTACGTGGAAGGCTGTACCGCTCCGACTTACTCAACGGCCAGCCTCCACGCTGCCATTGTGGAAATCATTGCCCAAGAAGGTGCCTATATGCGGTACACGACCATTCAAAACTGGTCTGACAACGTTTATAATTTGGTAACCAAGCGTGCCCGTGCTGAGAAAAATGCTACAGTTGAGTGGATTGACGGTAACCTTGGTGCTAAGACGACCATGAAATACCCTGCGGTTTACTTGGAAGGCGAAGGAGCCCGCGGAACTATGTTGTCAATAGCTTTTGCCAATAAAGGACAAGTCCAAGATACAGGTGCTAAGATGATTCACAATGCACCACGGACTTCATCTTCTATCGTATCCAAATCTATTGCCCGTGGCGGTGGGGAAGTGAATTATCGTGGCCAAGTAACCTTTGCTAAAAATTCAGCCAAATCGATTAGCCACATTGAATGTGATACAATTATTATGGATGGAATTTCTAAATCAGATACAATCCCATTCAATGAAATTCACAACTCGCAGGTGGCCCTCGAACACGAAGCCAAAGTATCAAAAATATCAGAAGAACAGCTTTACTATCTCATGAGCCGAGGCCTATCCGAATCCGAAGCCACAGAGATGATTGTCATGGGCTTTGTCGAACCATTCACCAAAGAACTCCCAATGGAATACGCAGTCGAACTCAACAGACTGATTGCCTATGAAATGGAGGGCTCGGTTGGTTAG
- the sufD gene encoding Fe-S cluster assembly protein SufD has translation MTKDRIQEFSLEQAEPVWLTDLRLKAFEKVAELDLPVVERVKFHRWNLGDGRLETNDAIGSVPDFTELGDNPKLVQVGSQTVLEQLPMDLVEQGVVFTDFASAMDVIPDVIEKYLGAAVAYDEHKLSAYNTAYFNATAVLYVPDHVEIEQPVEALFYQDSSSPVAFNKRVLIIAGKNAKLNYLERFESLGDGNVASSANIVVEIIAQAGSQIKFAAIDRLGKHLDTYIARRGLLGNDASIDWAIGLMNQGNVVADFDSDLKGNGSHANLKVVALSSGRQVQGVDTRVTNYGHNSVGHILQHGVILESGTLTFNGIGHIIRGAKGADAQQESRVLMLSDKARSDANPILLIDENEVTAGHAASIGQVDPEDMYYLMSRGLDRATAERLVVRGFLGSVITEIPVKEVRDELVAVIDEILTKR, from the coding sequence ATGACCAAAGATAGAATTCAAGAATTTTCATTAGAACAGGCAGAGCCAGTTTGGTTGACAGATCTCCGTCTCAAGGCCTTTGAAAAAGTAGCTGAGCTAGACTTGCCAGTTGTTGAGCGCGTTAAATTTCACCGTTGGAATTTAGGAGATGGACGTTTGGAAACCAATGATGCAATTGGTTCAGTTCCAGATTTTACAGAGCTTGGCGATAATCCAAAATTGGTGCAAGTTGGCAGTCAAACTGTTTTAGAGCAGTTACCGATGGATTTGGTGGAACAGGGCGTCGTCTTTACAGATTTTGCATCTGCCATGGATGTGATTCCAGATGTCATTGAGAAATACTTAGGTGCAGCTGTTGCCTATGATGAACACAAACTTTCAGCTTACAATACAGCCTATTTTAATGCAACTGCAGTACTCTATGTTCCAGACCATGTTGAAATTGAGCAACCTGTTGAAGCTTTATTCTACCAAGACAGCTCAAGTCCGGTTGCCTTTAACAAGCGGGTTTTAATCATCGCTGGGAAAAATGCCAAGCTCAATTATTTAGAACGTTTTGAAAGTTTGGGTGATGGAAATGTAGCTAGTTCCGCCAACATTGTTGTTGAAATCATTGCACAAGCGGGGAGTCAAATTAAATTTGCTGCGATTGATCGCTTAGGAAAGCATTTAGATACCTATATCGCACGTCGTGGTTTACTTGGTAATGATGCAAGTATTGATTGGGCAATCGGCTTAATGAACCAAGGAAATGTCGTCGCCGATTTTGATAGTGACTTAAAAGGAAATGGAAGTCATGCGAACCTCAAAGTGGTAGCTTTATCATCTGGTCGTCAAGTGCAAGGTGTGGATACACGGGTAACCAACTATGGCCATAATTCGGTGGGGCATATTCTTCAACATGGTGTTATTTTAGAGAGTGGAACCTTGACCTTTAATGGGATTGGGCACATTATTCGTGGTGCCAAAGGTGCTGATGCTCAACAAGAAAGCCGAGTGTTGATGTTGTCGGATAAGGCGCGATCAGATGCTAATCCAATACTCCTTATTGACGAGAATGAAGTAACTGCGGGCCACGCGGCCTCTATTGGTCAGGTTGATCCAGAGGACATGTATTATCTCATGAGTCGCGGTTTGGATCGTGCAACAGCAGAGCGTTTAGTTGTTCGTGGTTTCCTTGGGTCTGTTATCACAGAAATTCCGGTCAAGGAAGTTCGTGATGAACTAGTCGCAGTAATTGATGAAATATTAACAAAGAGATAA
- the sufU gene encoding Fe-S cluster assembly sulfur transfer protein SufU, with protein MALSRLDSLYMAVVSEHSKSPHHHGSLDGVEKLELHNPTCGDVIELSVKVENGVITDIAFDGEGCTISTASASMMTDAVIGKEKLHVQELAEVFSQMVQGQKDERQKELEDASLLAGVAKFPQRIKCATLPWNALKKALERSESAD; from the coding sequence ATGGCCCTATCTAGATTAGATTCTCTTTATATGGCAGTTGTGTCTGAACACTCCAAGTCGCCTCATCACCATGGGAGTTTGGACGGAGTGGAAAAGCTAGAACTTCACAATCCAACCTGTGGAGATGTGATCGAATTATCTGTCAAAGTTGAAAATGGTGTTATAACAGACATTGCGTTTGATGGAGAAGGGTGCACTATTTCAACTGCATCGGCTTCAATGATGACAGATGCCGTTATTGGAAAAGAAAAGCTACACGTGCAAGAATTAGCAGAAGTCTTTTCACAAATGGTCCAAGGTCAAAAAGATGAACGCCAAAAGGAGCTGGAAGATGCCTCATTATTAGCTGGTGTCGCAAAATTCCCTCAACGCATCAAATGTGCTACTTTACCATGGAATGCCCTGAAGAAAGCACTGGAACGTAGTGAGAGTGCTGACTGA
- a CDS encoding cysteine desulfurase, with the protein MKELNSISKDFPILDQFVNDEPLIYLDNAATTQKPQQVLDVLADYYQQDNANVHRGVHTLSERATARYEAARQTVADFIHAKSSKEILFTRGTTTSLNWVAQFAREILQPDDEVIISVQEHHSNIIPWQQACQQTGAQLRYVYLRDGEIDVEHLKSLLSSKTKFVSIAHISNVLGAIAPIKQIATLVHEVGAYLVVDGAQSTPHIAIDVQELDVDFFAFSGHKMLGPTGIGVLYGKEEILNQMSPVEFGGEMIDFVYEQSATWKELPWKFEAGTPNIAGAIGLAAAIDYLNQIGMDRVREHEEELITYLWPKLKAIPGLTIYGSQDVAKRTGLVAFNLDQLHPHDVATALDYEGVAVRAGHHCAQPLLKYLQVPATVRASFYIYNTKADCDKLVEALIKTKEFFNGPI; encoded by the coding sequence ATGAAGGAATTGAATAGTATTAGCAAGGATTTTCCAATTTTAGACCAGTTTGTCAATGATGAGCCCTTGATTTATTTGGATAATGCTGCGACCACCCAAAAACCTCAGCAGGTTCTGGACGTACTTGCTGATTACTATCAACAGGATAATGCCAATGTTCACCGAGGGGTGCATACCCTTTCAGAACGGGCAACAGCTCGGTATGAAGCTGCTCGTCAAACGGTTGCAGATTTTATTCATGCAAAATCAAGCAAGGAAATTCTCTTTACTCGCGGAACAACAACGAGTTTAAACTGGGTTGCTCAGTTTGCTAGAGAAATTCTACAGCCAGACGATGAAGTAATCATTTCCGTCCAGGAGCATCATTCAAATATCATTCCTTGGCAACAAGCCTGTCAACAAACCGGTGCACAGCTCCGCTATGTTTATCTACGAGATGGTGAAATTGATGTAGAACACTTGAAATCACTTTTGTCTTCTAAAACTAAGTTTGTCTCCATTGCCCATATTTCCAATGTTTTGGGGGCAATTGCACCCATTAAGCAAATTGCAACTTTGGTACACGAAGTAGGAGCTTATTTGGTAGTGGATGGGGCACAATCAACTCCACACATAGCTATTGATGTTCAAGAGTTAGATGTTGATTTCTTTGCTTTTTCAGGCCACAAGATGTTAGGACCAACTGGAATAGGGGTTCTTTATGGTAAAGAAGAGATTTTGAACCAGATGTCTCCTGTTGAATTTGGTGGTGAGATGATTGACTTTGTCTATGAGCAATCAGCTACGTGGAAAGAATTACCATGGAAGTTTGAGGCAGGAACTCCGAATATAGCAGGTGCGATTGGTCTTGCAGCAGCGATTGATTATTTGAATCAAATTGGTATGGATAGAGTTCGTGAGCATGAAGAAGAACTCATTACCTATCTTTGGCCGAAACTAAAGGCTATTCCTGGTTTAACAATATATGGAAGTCAAGATGTAGCCAAAAGAACTGGACTTGTTGCCTTTAACTTAGATCAATTACATCCTCACGATGTGGCTACGGCTCTGGATTATGAAGGAGTTGCCGTGAGAGCAGGACACCATTGTGCTCAGCCTCTACTCAAGTATTTGCAGGTACCTGCTACAGTTCGAGCAAGTTTCTACATATACAATACAAAGGCTGATTGTGACAAGTTGGTCGAGGCTTTGATAAAGACGAAGGAGTTTTTCAATGGCCCTATCTAG
- the pbp3 gene encoding D-alanyl-D-alanine carboxypeptidase PBP3 produces the protein MRKLFLTLLTMFTLFLGITPVLAEDFSVAAKHAIAVEVSTGKVLYEQDAQTPASIASISKLLSVYLVYEALEKGEIQLDTMVDISDYPYSLTANTELSNVNLDARSYSVSDLLNASLITSSNSAIIALAEKIAGSEAAFVDKMKAKVAEWGITDATIVNTSGLDNSDLGENIYPSSKPDDSNQFSALDVAIIARHLILDYPQVLNITSLNAYDFGGYTYYSTNQMLSEGTHARGGVDGLKTGTSNSAGSSFVATTTQANMRIITVVLNATDGLTNSDNRFVETNNLMNYVYNNYSAITLVKKGEAFENSSAKLFNGTKASSPAVATADLLAIQKNTSEQPVTATFTSNQTEFDAPITSGTVVGQLKIVDNDLIGVGYLDNIAQIDMVIPTTIKTAPWPVSWWNQFVRYVNEKL, from the coding sequence ATGCGTAAATTATTTTTAACACTGCTAACTATGTTCACTCTTTTTCTTGGCATCACCCCTGTACTTGCTGAGGATTTTTCAGTTGCTGCCAAACATGCTATTGCAGTAGAAGTTTCAACAGGCAAGGTTTTATATGAACAAGATGCCCAAACACCTGCTAGCATTGCTTCCATCAGTAAGTTGCTGAGTGTTTACTTGGTTTATGAGGCTTTAGAAAAAGGGGAGATTCAATTAGATACTATGGTGGATATATCAGACTATCCATATAGCTTAACTGCCAATACAGAATTGAGCAATGTAAACCTTGATGCCCGCTCTTATTCTGTCAGCGATTTGCTGAATGCATCTCTGATTACTTCTTCTAATAGTGCGATTATTGCGTTAGCTGAGAAAATTGCTGGTAGTGAAGCTGCGTTTGTTGATAAAATGAAAGCCAAAGTTGCCGAATGGGGAATCACTGATGCAACGATAGTCAATACTTCTGGTCTTGATAATTCTGACTTAGGAGAGAATATCTACCCTAGTTCAAAACCTGATGACTCCAATCAATTTTCTGCTTTAGACGTAGCAATTATTGCAAGACATCTAATTCTGGACTATCCCCAAGTCTTAAATATCACTTCATTGAATGCCTACGATTTTGGTGGCTATACCTACTATAGTACAAATCAAATGCTTAGCGAGGGGACTCACGCTCGTGGTGGTGTTGATGGTTTGAAAACAGGTACCTCTAATTCAGCTGGATCAAGTTTTGTAGCCACGACAACTCAAGCCAATATGAGAATTATTACAGTGGTACTAAATGCTACTGATGGGTTGACAAATTCAGATAATCGCTTTGTAGAAACAAATAACCTGATGAATTATGTCTATAATAATTACTCAGCTATTACTCTTGTAAAAAAGGGTGAAGCTTTTGAGAATAGCTCTGCTAAACTATTTAATGGTACTAAAGCATCCAGTCCTGCCGTTGCAACCGCCGACTTACTTGCTATTCAAAAGAATACCTCTGAACAACCCGTTACTGCCACTTTCACCTCTAATCAGACTGAATTTGATGCACCTATCACGTCTGGAACTGTTGTGGGGCAACTAAAAATTGTTGATAACGATTTAATAGGTGTAGGCTATCTTGACAACATAGCCCAAATTGATATGGTAATACCAACTACAATCAAGACAGCTCCTTGGCCAGTCTCTTGGTGGAATCAATTTGTGAGATATGTCAATGAAAAATTATAA